Proteins found in one Oryza glaberrima chromosome 4, OglaRS2, whole genome shotgun sequence genomic segment:
- the LOC127772288 gene encoding golgin candidate 2 isoform X1, whose translation MAGWISSKLKAAETLLHQIDQQAAESLGKSPSASDLTALHASSSSSAADALLDAPTRRQPPVAPPPSLGLRLAARRPNLPPPPAPAPASPAPRRSASATAVLAAQDRAAGAAVGGVAEAKVGGDREEEKGGGSESGSGSDEDDSDGSGSDDSEDSEEERRREEERRRRRAERLAAMAARAIAEREEAVAKLEGEKASLEKLLAEREKEQAQEASELQTSMIETMEAVEMEKQRHHSTRMEALARLAKLEVTNAELAKSLAREQWNLDLQVDQVAQLREEVDMKTLTQDKYKRKIAKMQKTSPPLVNEIESLRRFKLEEEMIDAEYALTCDRIVNLKDKARKIKENIELTKRRMVHPTEVEIELKKRLDQLTDRLIQKQMQVESLSSEKAALLLRIEAVSRSLDNNGSSSLASSSSSSKIDIEAGTWQESHSPRLRDRIRNGQRQLGSAIRQLDSIFSAGHIFLRRNPKALVWAMVYLVCLHIWVLYILTSHPTISEARPGATFSLESLNKTGI comes from the exons atggccggctGGATCTCCTCCAAGCTCAAGGCCGCCGAGACCCTCCTCCACCAA ATCGACCAGCAGGCGGCGGAGTCCCTCGGCAAGTCCCCGTCGGCCTCCGACCTCACCGCGCtgcacgcctcctcctcctcctccgccgccgacgccctcctcgaCGCCCCGACGCGGAGGCAGCCGCCGGTCgccccgcctccctccctcggcctccgcctcgccgcgagGCGCCCCAacctgcctccgcctccggctccTGCTCCCGCTTCCCCTGCcccccgccgctccgcctccgcgactGCGGTTCTCGCTGCCCAGGATCGCGCGGCGGGTGCTGCTGTGGGGGGCGTGGCCGAGGCTAAGGTGGGGGGAGatcgggaggaggagaagggcggcgggtcggagagcgggagcgggagcgatGAGGACGACTCGGATGGGTCGGGCAGCGACGACTCGGAGGActcggaggaggagaggcggagggaggaggagaggaggcggcggcgggcggagcggctcgcggcaatggcggcgcgaGCGAtcgcggagagggaggaggcggtggcgaagcTCGAGGGGGAGAAGGCCAGCCTTGAGAAGCTGCTCGCCGAGCGCGAGAAGGAGCAGGCACAGGAG GCTTCAGAGTTGCAGACTAGCATGATTGAAACTATGGAGGCTGTGGAGATGGAGAAACAGAGACACCACAGCACTAGAATGGAAGCCCTTGCACGGTTGGCTAAGCTTGAG GTTACAAATGCAGAGCTTGCAAAGTCACTTGCGAGGGAACAGTGGAACCTGGATCTTCAA GTTGATCAGGTGGCACAACTTCGAGAGGAAGTTGATATGAAGACTCTTACTCAAGATA AATATAAGAGAAAGATAGCAAAGATGCAGAAGACTAGCCCCCCTTTGGTTAATGAA ATAGAATCGTTGAGAAGGTTCAAGCTGGAAGAAGAAATGATTGATGCAGAGTATGCTCTAACATGTGATAGAATCGTCAACTTGAAAGACAAG GCAAGGAAGATTAAAGAAAACATTGAGCTGACAAAAAGAAGAATGGTGCATCCTACAGAAGTGGAAATTGAACTCAAGAAGAGACTTGATCAACTCACTGATCGTTTAATTCAGAAACAGATGCAG GTTGAGTCCCTCTCTTCAGAGAAAGCAGCCTTGTTACTGAGAATAGAG GCAGTTTCAAGATCGCTTGACAATAACGGATCATCATCGTTGGCTTCTTCGAGCTCCTCGTCAAAGATAGATATCGAAGCTGGTACATGGCAAGAATCACACTCGCCAAGGTTGCGTGACAGGATACGGAATGGACAGCGGCAACTGGGATCGGCAATCCGACAGCTCGATTCCATCTTCTCCGCTGGCCATATCTTCTTGAGGCGGAATCCTAAGGCGCTAGTTTGGGCCATGGTGTACCTGGTGTGCCTCCACATATGGGTCCTGTACATACTAACGTCACATCCGACAATATCAGAAGCTCGCCCTGGTGCTACATTTTCGTTGGAGTCATTAAACAAGACTGGTATTTAA
- the LOC127772288 gene encoding golgin candidate 2 isoform X2, with the protein MAGWISSKLKAAETLLHQIDQQAAESLGKSPSASDLTALHASSSSSAADALLDAPTRRQPPVAPPPSLGLRLAARRPNLPPPPAPAPASPAPRRSASATAVLAAQDRAAGAAVGGVAEAKVGGDREEEKGGGSESGSGSDEDDSDGSGSDDSEDSEEERRREEERRRRRAERLAAMAARAIAEREEAVAKLEGEKASLEKLLAEREKEQAQEASELQTSMIETMEAVEMEKQRHHSTRMEALARLAKLEVTNAELAKSLAREQWNLDLQVDQVAQLREEVDMKTLTQDKYKRKIAKMQKTSPPLVNEIESLRRFKLEEEMIDAEYALTCDRIVNLKDKARKIKENIELTKRRMVHPTEVEIELKKRLDQLTDRLIQKQMQKPVFLSLLYNVLHSCETMMRPKRFSFRLSPSLQRKQPCY; encoded by the exons atggccggctGGATCTCCTCCAAGCTCAAGGCCGCCGAGACCCTCCTCCACCAA ATCGACCAGCAGGCGGCGGAGTCCCTCGGCAAGTCCCCGTCGGCCTCCGACCTCACCGCGCtgcacgcctcctcctcctcctccgccgccgacgccctcctcgaCGCCCCGACGCGGAGGCAGCCGCCGGTCgccccgcctccctccctcggcctccgcctcgccgcgagGCGCCCCAacctgcctccgcctccggctccTGCTCCCGCTTCCCCTGCcccccgccgctccgcctccgcgactGCGGTTCTCGCTGCCCAGGATCGCGCGGCGGGTGCTGCTGTGGGGGGCGTGGCCGAGGCTAAGGTGGGGGGAGatcgggaggaggagaagggcggcgggtcggagagcgggagcgggagcgatGAGGACGACTCGGATGGGTCGGGCAGCGACGACTCGGAGGActcggaggaggagaggcggagggaggaggagaggaggcggcggcgggcggagcggctcgcggcaatggcggcgcgaGCGAtcgcggagagggaggaggcggtggcgaagcTCGAGGGGGAGAAGGCCAGCCTTGAGAAGCTGCTCGCCGAGCGCGAGAAGGAGCAGGCACAGGAG GCTTCAGAGTTGCAGACTAGCATGATTGAAACTATGGAGGCTGTGGAGATGGAGAAACAGAGACACCACAGCACTAGAATGGAAGCCCTTGCACGGTTGGCTAAGCTTGAG GTTACAAATGCAGAGCTTGCAAAGTCACTTGCGAGGGAACAGTGGAACCTGGATCTTCAA GTTGATCAGGTGGCACAACTTCGAGAGGAAGTTGATATGAAGACTCTTACTCAAGATA AATATAAGAGAAAGATAGCAAAGATGCAGAAGACTAGCCCCCCTTTGGTTAATGAA ATAGAATCGTTGAGAAGGTTCAAGCTGGAAGAAGAAATGATTGATGCAGAGTATGCTCTAACATGTGATAGAATCGTCAACTTGAAAGACAAG GCAAGGAAGATTAAAGAAAACATTGAGCTGACAAAAAGAAGAATGGTGCATCCTACAGAAGTGGAAATTGAACTCAAGAAGAGACTTGATCAACTCACTGATCGTTTAATTCAGAAACAGATGCAG AAACCAGTGTTTCTGTCTCTTCTCTACAATGTGCTGCATTCTTGTGAAACGATGATGAGACCTAAACGGTTTTCTTTCAGGTTGAGTCCCTCTCTTCAGAGAAAGCAGCCTTGTTACTGA